The following coding sequences are from one Chanos chanos chromosome 12, fChaCha1.1, whole genome shotgun sequence window:
- the znf706 gene encoding zinc finger protein 706: protein MARGHQKIQSQQKNAKKQAELKKSKGHDQKTAAKAALVFTCGVCRSQMPDPKTFKQHFESKHPKSPLPPELEGVEA from the exons ATGGCCCGTGGACACCAGAAGATCCAGTCCCAGCAAAAAAATGCCAAGAAACAAGCTGAACTCAAAAAGTCGAAGGGACACGATCAAAAGACGGCAGCAAAGGCAGCACTAGTGTTCACCTGTGGCGTATGCAGG TCGCAAATGCCCGATCCGAAAACCTTTAAGCAACATTTTGAGAGCAAACACCCTAAGTCTCCCCTTCCCCCAGAGCTGGAAGGGGTGGAGGCGTGA
- the ywhaz gene encoding 14-3-3 protein zeta/delta, with translation MDKSEMVQKAKLAEQAERYDDMAASMKAVTELGEELSNEERNLLSVAYKNVVGARRSSWRVVSSIEQKTEGSDKQQMAKEYREKIEKELKEICNDVLGLLDKYLIPSSTPAESKVFYLKMKGDYYRYLAEVATGDDKTATIKQSQEAYQAAFEISKNDMQPTHPIRLGLALNFSVFYYEILNSPEQACKLAKTAFDEAIAELDSLNEDSYKDSTLIMQLLRDNLTLWTSDNQGDGEDTEEGREN, from the exons ATGGATAAGAGTGAGATGGTGCAGAAGGCCAAGCTCGCAGAGCAGGCTGAGCGGTATGATGATATGGCGGCGTCCATGAAGGCCGTGACAGAGCTGGGAGAGGAGTTGTCCAATGAGGAACGTAACCTCCTGTCTGTCGCCTACAAGAACGTGGTGGGCGCCCGGCGTTCTTCCTGGAGGGTCGTCTCCAGTATCGAGCAGAAAACCGAAGGGAGCGACAAGCAACAGATGGCCAAGGAGTACCGGGAAAAGATTGAGAAAGAACTGAAAGAGATTTGCAACGATGTGCTG GGTCTCCTAGACAAATATCTCATCCCTAGTTCCACTCCTGCTGAGAGCAAGGTGTTCTatctgaaaatgaaaggagATTATTACCGTTACCTGGCAGAAGTGGCCACAGGAGACGACAAAACCG CCACCATCAAGCAATCGCAGGAAGCATACCAGGCGGCCTTTGAAATCAGCAAAAATGACATGCAACCCACTCATCCCATCCGCCTGGGCTTAGCCCTGAATTTCTCTGTCTTCTACTACGAGATCCTCAACTCTCCTGAGCAGGCCTGCAAACTGGCCAAGACG GCTTTCGACGAGGCAATCGCCGAATTGGACTCGCTAAACGAAGACTCTTACAAAGACAGCACTCTGATCATGCAGCTGCTGAGAGACAATTTGACA CTGTGGACCTCAGACAATCAAGGTGACGGCGAGGACACGGAGGAGGGTCGAGAAAACTGA
- the pabpc1b gene encoding polyadenylate-binding protein 1, protein MNPSAPSYPMASLYVGDLHQDVTEAMLYEKFSPAGAILSIRVCRDMITRRSLGYAYVNFQQPADAERALDTMNFDVIKGRPVRIMWSQRDPSLRKSGVGNIFIKNLDKSIDNKALYDTFSAFGNILSCKVVCDENGSKGYGFVHFETQEAAERAIEKMNGMLLNDRKVFVGRFKSRKEREAELGARAKEFTNVYIKNFGEDMDDEKLKEIFSKYGNAMSIRVMTDDSGKSRGFGFVSFERHEDAQKAVDEMNGKELNGKLIYVGRAQKKVERQTELKRKFEQMKQDRMTRYQGVNLYVKNLDDGIDDERLRKEFSPFGTITSAKVMMEGGRSKGFGFVCFSSPEEATKAVTEMNGRIVATKPLYVALAQRKEERQAHLTNQYMQRMASVRAVPNPVINPYQPAPPSGFYMAAIPQAQNRAAYYPTSQLAQLRPGPRWATQGVRPQHFQNMPGTMRASAPRPQTFGAMRPTSQVPRVMSTQRVPAQTMGPRPTTAAAAAAAPVRSVPQYKYAAGVRNPQQHMNTQPQVTMQQPAVHVQGQEPLTASMLAAAPPQEQKQMLGERLFPLIQNMHPSLAGKITGMLLEIDNSELLHMLESPESLRSKVDEAVAVLQAHQAKEAAQKTVTNSAGVPSV, encoded by the exons ATGAATCCTAGTGCTCCTAGTTACCCGATGGCCTCACTGTACGTCGGGGATCTTCATCAAGATGTGACCGAGGCCATGCTGTATGAAAAATTCAGCCCCGCCGGAGCCATCCTGTCTATCCGTGTCTGCAGGGACATGATCACTCGACGCTCCCTCGGCTATGCCTACGTCAACTTCCAACAACCGGCCGACG cTGAGCGAGCTTTGGACACCATGAACTTCGATGTGATCAAGGGCAGACCTGTCCGCATTATGTGGTCTCAACGTGATCCATCCTTGAGGAAGAGCGGAGTTGGCAACATCTTCATCAAGAACTTGGACAAGTCCATTGACAACAAGGCCCTTTACGATACCTTTTCTGCTTTTGGCAACATCCTGTCATGCAAG GTGGTTTGTGATGAGAATGGTTCAAAGGGTTACGGCTTTGTGCACTTTGAAACCCAGGAAGCAGCAGAAAGGGCCATTGAGAAAATGAATGGCATGTTGCTGAATGACAGAAAAGT GTTTGTGGGCCGCTTCAAGTCTCGCAAAGAGCGCGAGGCAGAGCTTGGAGCCAGAGCCAAAGAGTTCACAAACGTCTACATCAAGAACTTTGGCGAGGATATGGACGATGAGAAACTGAAGGAGATCTTCAGCAAGTATG GCAATGCTATGAGTATCCGTGTGATGACTGATGATAGCGGCAAATCCAGAGGCTTTGGTTTTGTCAGCTTTGAGAGGCACGAAGATGCCCAAAAG GCAGTCGATGAGATGAATGGGAAAGAGCTGAATGGGAAGCTGATCTATGTCGGTCGTGCGCAGAAGAAGGTCGAGCGCCAGACCGAGCTCAAACGCAAGTTTGAGCAGATGAAGCAGGACCGCATGACCCGTTACCAG GGTGTCAATCTGTACGTGAAGAACCTGGATGACGGCATAGATGACGAACGGCTGCGTAAGGAGTTCTCCCCGTTCGGTACCATCACCAGTGCTAAG GTTATGATGGAGGGCGGTCGCAGCAAGggctttggttttgtttgcttttcgtCTCCGGAGGAGGCCACCAAGGCAGTGACGGAGATGAACGGTCGCATCGTGGCCACTAAACCCTTGTATGTAGCCCTGGCCCAACGCAAGGAAGAACGCCAGGCTCACCTCACCAACCAGTACATGCAGAGGATGGCCAGTGTCAGGGCTGTGCCAAATCCTGTCATCAACCCCTACCAACCAGCACCCCCCTCTGGATTCTATATGGCTGCCATTCCTCAG GCCCAGAACAGGGCTGCGTACTATCCTACCAGCCAGCTGGCTCAGCTCCGACCTGGACCCCGTTGGGCTACCCAGGGAGTCAGGCCTCAGC ACTTCCAGAACATGCCGGGCACCATGAGAGCTTCTGCTCCCAGACCTCAGACCTTCGGTGCCATGAGACCCACTTCCCAGGTGCCACGTGTGATGTCCACCCAGCGTGTCC CAGCACAGACCATGGGCCCTCGTCCAACCACTGCGGCTGCTGCAGCGGCTGCTCCAGTACGCAGCGTGCCCCAGTACAAGTACGCTGCTGGAGTGCGCAATCCACAGcagcacatgaacacacagccACAGGTCACCATGCAACAG CCTGCTGTGCATGTACAAGGCCAGGAACCTCTGACTGCCTCCATGCTGGCTGCAGCTCCTCCACAGGAGCAGAAGCAGATGCTGG GTGAGCGCCTCTTCCCACTCATCCAGAATATGCATCCCAGCTTGGCAGGAAAGATCACCGGAATGCTGTTGGAGATCGACAACTCCGAGCTGCTGCATATGCTCGAATCTCCAGAGTCCCTCCGCTCCAAG gttGATGAAGCTGTTGCTGTGCTCCAGGCTCACCAGGCTAAAGAGGCAGCACAGAAGACTGTGACCAACTCTGCTGGTGTGCCAAGTGTCTAA